CTACCGGGCGCGTCGCGCCCCGCGGCTCGGCGCGTCCCCGCGGCAAGGTCCCCGGCGGCAAGGCGCTCGCGCGGCTCAACATGATGCTCGCCATGCGCGGCATCGCGCCCGAGCCGAAGCCCCCCGAGCCGCCCGCGCTCCCCGATGTGCCGACCCCCGAGCCGGCCCCCGGCGCCGTGCCCGAGCCGGCGTCCGCCGCGGCGGCGATCGTCGCCGGCTATCACGCGGTGCGGCATCAGCTCGCCGCCGCCGCGGCCGCGCCGTTAGGCGCCCCGCCGTTGGGCGCGAGCCGCAGCTGGCAGCCGCTCGGGCCGTACTTCATGCCGCACGGCCAGAGCTACGGCACCGGCATCGGCAGCCGTCCGCCGGTTGCCGGACGCGTCTCGGCCATCGCCGTCGATCCGCGCGACGACCTGCACGTGCTGTGCGGCTCGGCGGGCGGCGGCGTGTGGGAGACGCGCGACGGCGGTCTCACGTGGACGCCGCGCACCGACGATCAGCCGTCGCTCGCCATCGGCGCGCTCGCGTTCGATCCGTCGGATCCGCGCCGCGTGTACTGCGGCACCGGCGAGGGGAACAGCGCCGAGTCGCCGAACCGCAACGTGCGCGCGGCCGGGCTGCTCGTGTCCGACGACGCCGGCGCGACGTGGGCCGTGCTCCCCGGCGCGACGTTCGTCGGCATCAGCTTCTACGACCTCGTCGTCGATCCGACGAACGGCGACCACCTGCTCGCGGCGACGACGAGCGGCCTGTGGGAGTCGACCGACCGCGGCGCGACGTGGGCGCGGCGCCGCGCGGGGCTCGTCTGGAGCCTGTCGATGCATCCGCCCGTACCGACGAACCCCGCGGCGTCGCGCGAGGTGCTCGCCGGGTGTGCCGACGGCGTGTGGCGCTCCGTCGATGGCGGCCGCACGTGGGCCGCGGTCGCGATGCCCGGCACGCCGGCGGGCTTCCAGGCGAACCGCATCGCGGTCGACCACGCGCCGGGCAACGGCAGCGTCGCGTACGCGTACGCCGCCGGACCGCCTAACGTCGTCGACACCCTCGCGACCGAGGAGTCGGGCCAGACGGTGCGCATGCCCAAGCCGTACCTCTGGCGGCGCGAGACGTTCGGCGGCGCGTTCGCGAGCGTTAGGCCGCCCCCGGACATCCAGACGGCGCAGGCGTGGTACGACTGGTTCCTCGCCGTCGCGCCGAACAACCCCGACGCGGTGTACCTCGGCGCGATCAACGCGCACCGCGGCGAGCGGCAGGACGACGGCGCGTGGGTGTGGACGAACATCTCGGCGAAGCGGCCGACCGGCGACAGCATCCACCCCGACCAGCACGCGATCGCGTTCGGGCCTACCGACCCGAACGTCGTCTACATCGGCAGCGACGGTGGGTTGTTCCGCTCCCCCGACGCCGGGCAGCAATGGAAGTCGCTGAACAAGGGGATGTGCATCACCGAGATCGAGTTCCTCGCGCAGCACCCCGAGTACGACGCGTGGCTGCTCGCCGGCACGCAGGACAACGGCACCATCCGCTACGAAGGGCAGCAGGTGTGGTACCACGTCGCCGACGGCGACGGCGGCGACTGCGCCGTGGACGCCGACGAGCCGTACGTCTGCTATCACTCGTACTACGGCCCGTACGTCGAGCGCTCCGACGGCGGCGGCGCGTGGAACGACTGGAAGGCGGCGACGCCGAAGGCGCTGAACGACGAGGACGCGCTGTTCTATCCGCCGCTCGACGTGAACGGCAAGCTCGTCGTACGCGGCGCGACACAGGTGTGGGTCTCGCGCGACGGCGGCGCGCACTGGCGCGCGGTGCCCATCGGCGCGGAGGGGTTCCCGAGCGCGGTGACCGCGGCGACGGCGGACCGCATCTACGTCGGCACCGACGGCGGCGAGGCGTTCCGGCTCGATCGCGCGGGCGCGTCGTGGCACGTCGCCGCGCTCACCACGCCCGCGCAGGGCTACATGACGGAGATCCTCGTCGACCCCGTCACGCCGACGGTGCTGTGGTGCGCCGTGAACAGCGGCGGCCGCGGCACCGTGTATCGCTCCGCCGACGGTGGCGCGACGTGGACCGCGGTGCGCGCCGGCCTGCCCGACGTCGCGGTGAACGCGCTCGAGATCGACCCCACGGCGCCGGACACGCTGTTCGCGGCCACCGACGTCGGCGTGTCGCGCACCGACGACGGCGGCGCCACGTGGACGTCGTTCGGCCGCGGGCTGCCCAACGTGCTCGTGAAGGACGTGCTGCTGCACCCGCGCACGCGGCTGCTCCGCGCCGGCACGCAGGCGCGCGGCGTGTGGGAGATCCCGGTCGACGCGACGCCGACGCCCGACGTGCAGGTGTACGTGCGCGACCACGCCGCCGACACCGGGCGCGTACTCCCTTCGGTCGTCGACGTGCCGAACCCGTTCGCGAAGGGGACGAACCTGTTCTGGTGGCAGTCGCCGGACGTGAAGATCGACGCCTCGCCGTTCCGCACGTCGCGGCTCGACGACCTGCAGTTCGACGTCTACTCCGACGACCGGAGCAAGGTCGACGAGCAGGGCGTGCAGTTCGCCGCCGGGCTGCTCGACGAGCGGCCGGCGCGCGGGCAGTCGGTGCGCGTGTACGTGCAGGTGCACAACCGCGGCCGGCTCGCCGCGCAGCAGGTGGCGGTGCGCGTGTTCTTCGTCGGCGGCAGCGCGACGCTCCCCGGGCTGCCGAACGGATTCTGGACGGCGTTCCCGAGCAACGTCGTGCCGGCGGCCGCGCCGTGGCAGCCGGTCGCGCCGCACCGCGTGATCGACCGCATCGAGTCGGGGCGCAGCGCCGTCGTCGGCTTCGACTGGTCGGTGCCGATGACGATCGGCAGCGCCGTCGCGCTGCTCGCGATCGTCTCCGCGGGGAACGATCCGATCACCGCCGGCTCGCTCGACGTCGGGGACCTCGTGCGCAACTCGCGGCAGTGCGCGCTGCGCAACCTCGCCGTCATCAACCCGCCGGCGGTCGTCGGCCCGAAGTCGCACGCGCTC
The window above is part of the Gemmatirosa kalamazoonensis genome. Proteins encoded here:
- a CDS encoding WD40/YVTN/BNR-like repeat-containing protein; the protein is MKAPVSTPPTGRVAPRGSARPRGKVPGGKALARLNMMLAMRGIAPEPKPPEPPALPDVPTPEPAPGAVPEPASAAAAIVAGYHAVRHQLAAAAAAPLGAPPLGASRSWQPLGPYFMPHGQSYGTGIGSRPPVAGRVSAIAVDPRDDLHVLCGSAGGGVWETRDGGLTWTPRTDDQPSLAIGALAFDPSDPRRVYCGTGEGNSAESPNRNVRAAGLLVSDDAGATWAVLPGATFVGISFYDLVVDPTNGDHLLAATTSGLWESTDRGATWARRRAGLVWSLSMHPPVPTNPAASREVLAGCADGVWRSVDGGRTWAAVAMPGTPAGFQANRIAVDHAPGNGSVAYAYAAGPPNVVDTLATEESGQTVRMPKPYLWRRETFGGAFASVRPPPDIQTAQAWYDWFLAVAPNNPDAVYLGAINAHRGERQDDGAWVWTNISAKRPTGDSIHPDQHAIAFGPTDPNVVYIGSDGGLFRSPDAGQQWKSLNKGMCITEIEFLAQHPEYDAWLLAGTQDNGTIRYEGQQVWYHVADGDGGDCAVDADEPYVCYHSYYGPYVERSDGGGAWNDWKAATPKALNDEDALFYPPLDVNGKLVVRGATQVWVSRDGGAHWRAVPIGAEGFPSAVTAATADRIYVGTDGGEAFRLDRAGASWHVAALTTPAQGYMTEILVDPVTPTVLWCAVNSGGRGTVYRSADGGATWTAVRAGLPDVAVNALEIDPTAPDTLFAATDVGVSRTDDGGATWTSFGRGLPNVLVKDVLLHPRTRLLRAGTQARGVWEIPVDATPTPDVQVYVRDHAADTGRVLPSVVDVPNPFAKGTNLFWWQSPDVKIDASPFRTSRLDDLQFDVYSDDRSKVDEQGVQFAAGLLDERPARGQSVRVYVQVHNRGRLAAQQVAVRVFFVGGSATLPGLPNGFWTAFPSNVVPAAAPWQPVAPHRVIDRIESGRSAVVGFDWSVPMTIGSAVALLAIVSAGNDPITAGSLDVGDLVRNSRQCALRNLAVINPPAVVGPKSHALVLDLWPSGAASLTLDAAARALVRGVVMSKALGAAAKKAGWKSLATTKLDAAHLTQATDARPALKQQLDLRRAYVPTAKAFTLDLAALAMPGPEPVIVLLKRGARRGAGSLVARMPGGAPSGGLTIVNLAGES